Proteins encoded within one genomic window of Candidatus Zixiibacteriota bacterium:
- the dnaG gene encoding DNA primase — MIPQETIDQIRQATDIVQIIGEYLRLKKRGRNYQALCPFHTEKTPSFNVSPDKQIFHCFGCGKGGNVYTFLMEHENMSFVEAVRHLARKANITIREERTSPERREQIERLNYANEVALEYFRKTLRLSQYSQVYNDYLIGRRGLNEESINNFMLGLAGQEWDGLLRYATRKDLSAEDLSKAGLTILSEKKGNYFDRFRQRLMIPIINLSQHPIAFGGRTLKKGEPAKYVNSPETPLYNKSNVLYGLNFARDHIRNTNTAYVVEGYFDVISLWQVGIRNVVASSGTAFTSQQARLLARFAEDVYLFFDADSAGQKAAIRSVDSLYDAGLEVKVIVAPAGEDPDSLARTKGADVIHELTENALGFIPFRIREIDTGGLGIIAKEKLIKEFAALSDKIADATRRGLFQEEAANALNVDVALLRQSVATTPADFETSPPQPRYKSHPDEFELLSLLFSGAGDIDMVFEKISPEDFDSKQLARLYAAMINEYRTTGIVDAAALSESVRDPEFLSLITEVASRHWPPEEVDAAVVMVVKAISQNKRKRIRNRLKQELDEATAAGDDKKAERLLKEINDLL, encoded by the coding sequence ATGATTCCTCAGGAGACTATCGACCAGATTCGACAGGCTACCGATATCGTGCAGATAATCGGTGAATACCTGCGCCTGAAAAAACGAGGTCGTAATTACCAGGCACTTTGTCCGTTCCACACCGAAAAGACTCCCTCGTTCAACGTCTCCCCCGATAAACAGATTTTTCATTGCTTCGGCTGCGGCAAAGGCGGCAACGTTTACACCTTCCTGATGGAACATGAAAACATGTCGTTCGTCGAGGCGGTTCGCCACCTGGCCCGCAAAGCGAATATAACGATACGGGAAGAGCGGACATCGCCGGAACGACGCGAACAGATCGAGCGACTCAACTACGCCAACGAAGTGGCCCTGGAGTATTTCCGCAAGACTCTGCGCCTGTCGCAGTATTCACAAGTGTACAACGACTATCTCATCGGACGTCGCGGTCTAAACGAGGAGTCAATCAATAACTTCATGCTCGGCCTGGCCGGCCAGGAATGGGACGGCTTACTCCGTTATGCCACACGCAAGGACTTATCTGCCGAAGATTTGAGCAAGGCCGGGCTGACCATACTATCGGAGAAAAAAGGGAATTACTTCGACCGTTTCCGTCAGCGGTTGATGATTCCGATTATCAATCTCAGTCAGCACCCGATAGCCTTCGGCGGTCGGACACTGAAAAAAGGTGAACCGGCCAAGTACGTGAACTCACCGGAGACGCCGCTCTACAACAAGAGCAATGTGCTCTATGGTCTGAATTTCGCTCGCGACCACATTCGCAACACCAACACCGCGTACGTTGTCGAGGGATATTTCGACGTCATCTCGCTCTGGCAGGTCGGCATCCGCAACGTAGTTGCCTCCAGCGGCACGGCTTTCACTAGTCAACAGGCACGACTCCTGGCCCGCTTTGCCGAAGATGTATATCTGTTTTTTGACGCCGACTCGGCCGGTCAAAAAGCTGCTATCCGTTCGGTCGACTCCCTTTACGACGCCGGCCTCGAGGTCAAGGTGATCGTCGCTCCGGCCGGGGAGGACCCCGACTCACTGGCGCGCACCAAAGGAGCCGACGTGATCCACGAGTTGACTGAAAATGCGTTGGGATTTATCCCCTTTCGCATTCGCGAGATAGACACCGGCGGGCTTGGGATTATCGCCAAGGAGAAACTGATCAAGGAATTCGCCGCTCTGTCGGATAAAATTGCCGATGCCACTCGCCGGGGATTATTTCAGGAAGAAGCCGCCAATGCCCTCAACGTCGATGTCGCTTTGCTGCGACAATCGGTCGCAACCACGCCTGCGGACTTCGAGACGTCTCCCCCACAACCGCGATATAAGTCACATCCTGATGAATTCGAGTTGTTGTCACTGCTGTTCAGCGGCGCCGGAGACATTGACATGGTGTTCGAGAAAATATCTCCCGAGGATTTTGACTCGAAACAACTGGCTCGGCTTTATGCCGCCATGATTAATGAATATCGTACGACCGGAATTGTCGATGCGGCAGCCTTATCGGAATCGGTGCGCGACCCGGAGTTCCTTTCGCTCATTACCGAGGTTGCCTCGCGCCACTGGCCGCCCGAAGAGGTTGACGCAGCCGTCGTTATGGTAGTCAAGGCAATATCGCAGAATAAACGTAAACGTATCCGCAATAGATTGAAACAAGAGTTGGATGAGGCCACCGCCGCCGGTGACGATAAAAAAGCCGAACGATTGCTCAAGGAAATCAACGATCTGTTGTAG